In Candidatus Eremiobacterota bacterium, a genomic segment contains:
- a CDS encoding DUF4350 domain-containing protein has product MRRDVLLGALALLALIGVSLLGRHEQTPKRPTRGSADFNSGGYRAWYDLMAREGVRVMRYRQHHDALPNSGIDTLVLAFPEDGFAAWDAAERDAVRAWVRAGGRLIDIGLTPRTSHDDAKDEVAFLEEHRFDRGPLHGTWASLVAALPQRGTDRLVPAPHKKFQTLLGDRAGALAVRYRYGKGEVIGLADAAAFQNDALERGDAARLAYLAARPGTPNGIVAFDEAVRGDLVEKAWYQALNAPELVALGIAALAGLLWLLYGIVPLGPPVRLRAPREPTSEEFVDAVAALYQRARARDHARDALVADARRSLDRAPRTAANVALAKSVLYTATYSFADDAALIDVAKLARTAREETIRATSPDRRSGAFARGVGARRRRR; this is encoded by the coding sequence GTGAGACGCGACGTTCTTCTCGGCGCGCTGGCGCTGCTCGCGCTGATCGGCGTCTCGCTGCTCGGCCGGCACGAGCAGACGCCGAAGCGCCCGACGCGCGGCAGCGCCGACTTCAATTCCGGCGGCTACCGCGCGTGGTATGACTTGATGGCGCGCGAAGGCGTGCGCGTCATGCGCTACCGGCAGCATCACGACGCGCTCCCGAACAGCGGGATCGACACGCTGGTGCTGGCCTTTCCCGAGGACGGGTTTGCGGCGTGGGACGCCGCCGAGCGCGACGCGGTGCGCGCGTGGGTGCGCGCCGGCGGCCGGCTGATCGACATCGGGCTGACGCCGCGCACCTCGCACGACGACGCCAAGGACGAGGTCGCGTTTCTCGAGGAGCACCGCTTCGACCGCGGGCCGCTGCACGGGACATGGGCCTCGCTCGTCGCCGCGCTGCCGCAGCGCGGGACCGACCGGCTCGTTCCCGCGCCGCACAAGAAGTTCCAGACGCTGCTCGGCGACCGTGCCGGCGCGCTCGCGGTGCGCTATCGCTACGGCAAAGGCGAGGTGATCGGGCTGGCCGACGCGGCGGCGTTCCAGAACGACGCGCTCGAGCGCGGCGACGCCGCGCGGCTCGCGTACCTGGCGGCGCGGCCCGGGACGCCGAACGGGATCGTCGCGTTCGACGAAGCCGTGCGCGGCGATCTGGTCGAGAAGGCGTGGTACCAGGCGCTGAACGCACCGGAGCTGGTCGCGCTCGGGATCGCCGCGCTGGCGGGACTGCTGTGGCTGCTCTACGGGATCGTCCCGCTCGGGCCGCCGGTGCGGCTGCGCGCGCCGCGCGAGCCGACCAGCGAGGAGTTCGTCGACGCGGTCGCCGCGCTCTACCAGCGCGCGCGGGCGCGCGACCACGCCCGCGACGCGCTCGTCGCCGACGCGCGCCGCTCGCTCGACCGCGCGCCGCGCACCGCCGCCAACGTCGCGCTCGCGAAGAGCGTCCTCTACACCGCAACGTACTCGTTCGCCGACGACGCCGCGCTGATCGACGTCGCGAAGCTGGCTCGAACCGCCCGAGAGGAGACCATCCGTGCAACAAGCCCCGACCGACGTTCCGGCGCGTTTGCGCGAGGGGTTGGCGCGCGTCGTCGTCGGCGGTGA